The genomic stretch TGACCCactctgcacattttgtgtgTCTCcctttatttaacacacctcGTGTGTCTCCCTTATTTATTAAGTTTAATGCATTGAATGTTTAAGTTTACTCAACCTCAGATTTCTTAAAGTGCAAGTGAAAACATATAACATCAGGTGATTCACATCCAGCCTGTTAAGCTAAAATACCTTTCATTCCAGTAATTTgaaactgaaagtaaaagttgtTTTCAGAATCAGAACTGGCCATATGGATTAGGTGTGAGTCATGAAAAGTGGATGAAAGTAGGAAGGCCGGGTCTTTCCCTGCCTATGACAGAATTTGCACTGTGCGCGCATACCATTTTTCCAACCGTTATAGCAAACAGCTTTAGACCATGCTTGTTAGATGGTTAATATAGGGCCCTATGTGTATGTTTGGATAAtcgttctaaatctgatctgagcaaaagtcttttacaaaaatgctgttattttttgttgaaaatgtgatatttatgaagaaacctacccataaaaagaacaaatgaggagttcagatgcaaagccactaaacgccacctcagtcaataataagataatgatattgaccaaATGCTCTGGGCATGTATTATATAGGTTTATTAAATACCTTATCTTCCAATCTGCTTAATCCTGAAATACCTTGTTGTTGTTAGAATCCGCTAAACGCCACATTGATTTGTTGTCAGAATCCGCTAAATAGCCATGTCGCCTTTGAGCACttgtcctctaagtgcatgaaAGATGAATTAGATGAATGAAGACAAGCAAACAACCGTGCATCaccttcaaacttgagtctactTTAAAAGTGGAAGTTTTTGCCAAAAGCTTTCAGAGTCAATAGTATGAATGCAATCTCATATATTTACCCTGTAAACAGTGTGTcaaaattcagcatttattatcatttgcatgttttgatgTGGCATATGTCATGATTTtacagggacgtgcacaggggGGTTTGCTCAGGTTGCCCGGGCAACTGCCCATATGCCCTTCTCGACTCAAGTTGCCCTTCCGAGGTggaaatttttttacttttacttcgtTTACATTGTGCAGCGTTCCTTCGTTACTGTATTTgaattaattacgaaatttatattttattattaaattgctGTCTCGTGTTTCTGAGGCGAATTAATGACTCGTCTGAGTCGATTccttacaaagtgttgcaaataaatgagtcttttgaatCGATTCTTTACAAAGCAAATGGGCCAAACTTTGAaatggttcgcgaatcagtttgaatgaattgttcagatcgctgcAAACACGGAATCGTCTGATGCTGTTTTACTCGTAGCCTATGTAtaaacacgcagaatataaaCAGTTTTGGGTGACGTGGATATGAATTTACCagtcttttaactaaaagcagaacttcacacatgtacccgccattataTACGCgtgacctgttcgtcgtcaaaCACAGTTAAACGCGCGCAGCCTCCagaaaatccatcgatgattgacgtctgattcgctgtatactgtactgatgtaagtgattctcacaaaacacacgtgacatgacgacataagaaaacatgagttttgtctaaaatcagTTTGTATCATGTAAGTGTcaactgtcaatgtcctcagaccatcttaggagattctaACTTTATACATAGTGAATGCAAAACTCTTATCAGTTTACAGTCTGATTTTCAGCTATaagctacatcaacattgagactaGAGTTAATTTGTAATGCTTGTctattttgtgtttgtattcttttttctgtactgtttgtgtatgttgcagttttacacataggCCTAATGTATaagtgcccttcataagtattcctctgtttgctgtggagtcaagaaatgtctaaacatttaaaagatgaacatgatacaaaaaaattattttttatgggcactgagctgtgtcctgattgtttacacatgaaaagcataaaatgtgTAGGATCagtgtaggatcagtttgattcactcgTGTGCATTTGGGTAcaacacataagtcagcatttaatgctgttgttctttgttgttaaagcatgtatgtgttgaaacataaacaaagattaataaaatgtgacattctaaacttctgacatactgatatttatcttaccaatatctggtctccacagcaaaaagaaaaatgttgtctttaCTGTTTTGATACttgtggagggcactgtattgtgggtgtgtgtgcgcgtgcatgtatgtatacctagatttattttttcatcagtaactagtaactcgctacttgagtattattttcattgcatactttttacttctacttgcgTAATTATTTCTTTActcacttgtacttttacttaagtaaagttattggctactctttccacctctgttaaaatcttcataaatccaggctgagtttgccacgttagCCTAAATAATTAGACAGATAGCAGCTAGCTATCATAGCTTGCAGACAAGCAGCCTATAGGCTACTATTTTTTTGGCAGGCATTAGGCAAACACGGCCTATATGAAGGACTGAGAATAACAGGGtctttattaaaatcaccaaaCATAAGTTTTTTTTCAGGGGGGTGCCCTTTTTTTAGGACAGAGCAACTGCCTTTAaaaattcctgtgcacgtccctgtgATTTTATATAATTGATGTATTTATGATGATTGTCTTTGCcaaattttattgttaatttaAGTAATATTAAAGCAGTTATTCAACATCCATATCTCATTTGAGTagtgatttgttttatttgcataaTATAGGTTACAACATTCTGCATCATTTATTGATTTTCCATTAAGTGACAACAGAGTCAAAAATAAACAAGCATGCATGGTATGCAGGGGCGTAGCACAAGGTCCcgggccctatgcataggcagtcctgatggGCCCCCCCATGTTTCCATTTTAGTTTCTAATCACTACATGAACAAACTGTATGATAACCAAACAAGATTTGATTcagtcatattttattttgctgAATGCTGAAggcattacatttttacattacttagaacatttatttttatcatgcTACATTAACAAAAAGCTCCATTCATAATAAAAGGCAAACAAAACTTCACTGTCACAAGTCATTTTTATCTAGAGAAAAAAGGCAAAACGAAACAAATGCTATTGCTTACATGCTATAGCCTAGCTTCCTCAAATGTATAGCTTATACTGAAATTTATAAATGCCTCCTGGcgtttataatataatgttgaCATGATATGCACCAAGCTAGCTATGACACTGATTAGCCTATTATTGCTTATTTTAGATATTATAGcctattcatttaaaaataaacatgtttttaaattaggCTATTATAACAGAGTTTTGTATGCAAATAGCATTGTTAGTatacagtttatttatttagcctTTCACCTCAAATTGCATGAAAGTCTTTAACCAAATTATCATCTGAAAGTGTATGTTCTGCTTTTTCAATGGGTTGTCTCAGTTCATTTTTAGCATTGATAATCGCGGGGATATTCAAACAGTTTAGCACTATAGATTTCGTGTTCTAGTTTGTCCTAACCTTTCTTTGAAAGTAAGTCCGTCACAAATCGTTTCCCCTCTTGTTTCCTTCTCCTGTCTTTCCTTTCTTTTTTGGTGGCCTGATTTAGCTTTCTTGGAGAAAGCCAATTCAACCGCACCGCAGAAATTTGCGCACCACCAGACGCTCAAAAACGTAAACAAAATGCGCGTGCAGATGGACTAAACCATTTGGCGCATTAACAACGTGGGACCGTGAGACTTTAGATAGTTTATACTTATACAAAATGTAGTCAGTCAAACAGTTATTTAGCCAATACATTAACTTTACATTTCATCTGACATTCATTATAAAATTTAATTAGGAAATGAAAATATCCAGGTGAAATAAATTATATTCCAGACTTTTCAAGGGCCCTCTCTTCCCttggggccctggtaatcagtaatggttttacccccagtccgaCGCCCCTGATGGTATGttattttacaatttaaatTGATTATGTGTGATAAATGTCactgtataatcaaaataggcTACACACATTGTAACATGTTGTTTTGCTTTTAAACGATATATGTGTTTGGTATTTGACAAATCTACTGTGTCCCATATTGTTTACATCCTCAGACATTTCCAAATTCTTGTTTGAAAAGTCTCTTAAATCCTCATATCCTTTGGATGGACtgtgtgttatttattttctggTAATGCATACTTAGAATTTCTTCAGTTTTTTGACTGAAAGGATCTAATTTGTTGATTCAGCATGTGCCATCATCAGTAAAATGCTGCTTCTTCTTCCTCAGTGAATCCAGCCTGAACAGCCTCTTGAATTCTTTTGGTTTCCTCTGGAGGAGCAGCGGGAAGAATGGCCAGCAACTCGTCATCAATCTGTTGTTGTCTTGCAATGCTCTTCCTTTCAAACTCCTCTTTATTCTTCAAGACAAGCCCTAAGATGCCTTTTTGGGCTGCATCACAAGACTCCTGTAACATCTGTCGTTCATGCTCAAATTCTGGCTTACTTTTATCCATGGCCATCAATTTTACAAGTGAACTCACACGGTCCATCAGGTACTTGTTGGACACATCTGTGTATGTTCCAGAGATCATATTGACAAGACTTGCAATGTTACAGGCTTGGAACGCTTGAGTGTAGAGCAAATCTTTTGAAAAGAGCTTTGCATTGTAGGAGAGGGCTTGGGTTTTCTCAGATGTTGAAACAAAGTTTGTTAAAGTTTTGCTAAGGCTAGTTTTGACAATGTTGGAAACCATCTGAAAAAAGTGAACCATCTTCTCCCATTGTTCCTTCACTCTTCCCATGGCATCCATACCTTTGACCAGCATCTCTGTGGTGGTTTTGAAGTCAATTTCCTTTAGTTCACAGTTTCTCATAGTGACCAGAATTTCAGTTAGCTCCTTTTGGTTCTTTTCTAGGTTCTCCACACACTTTTCATAGGTCTCCATTGTCTTGTTCTTCTGAGCTCGGTTCTGCTCTATGGCAAATCGTGCATTATCTGTTGCTCTCTGTGAAGGACTTGTGCACTCTGATCTGTTTTCAGTTTTTAACATCATTGGAGGTTTTGAAGAGATGGCTGGAGATTTTGTGGTGTCTTTGCTTTTGCTGTCAAAAACACGGGCTGAGTTAATTAATTCCAAGACCTCCTCTACTATCTTTATGTTTATGTCTTTGTCACATTTGCCTTCCGGTGCATATTTTGCTAGTTGATTGCACATGTTAATGCCCTTTAGGCATAACATCTGGGCTTCTGACTTTGCTTTGCAGTCATTAATTTCCCCCAAATCACTGTTGATTCTTTCAAACTGATTTGCAATGAAATTAGACTTTGTAGTTTTCTCCTTCTGATCATAAAGTTTTTTCCAGTCAATATCATCATCCTTCTTATTCACATTCATGAGTTCTTTGATAGTCTCTGCACATTTTAAAATTTCAGCAGACTTACTATATGAGGTTATTTCATCAACCAGATCTCCTACAGGTTCCTCACTTCTAAGGTTGCTTGCAGTATTAGCAATCTTTGTTACTGCACCACACGCACTTCTCACTGGGTGAGATATAAGAAATGTCATTCCAATAAGAAGGCCTGTTAAACTCTGTGTTAACCCACCAACTATATCCATAGCCATCATATTCCATCCAGTAGGAAGAGAAGCCATAGCTTTATGGTAACTATCATTAGCGCTCTCTAGTTCTTTCTCCAAGGCGTTAACTGCCTTCTTTGTCCTTTCCTGGGTTTCTTCTGCTGACTGCTTCCTCAGTTTGCTCTCCTCTATTTTTTTCTTGATTGCTTCCATCTCCTCCCCATAAAAGTGCTCTGCATTTACACATGCTTCTAGTAGCTCTTGGATAATTTCGATGACATGCATGAAACGCTCTTTAGTATTGGTAGACAATGTAAGACATTCATCTGCAATGTTTCGGATATTGTCCAGCTGATCAGGAAGATGTGCTTGAACGACCTCATCATTACCTTGAAAAAGAATCTTCACAGCTGCCTTCATGTAATCTGGAACTTGGGCAGTATGGAGACGAATTTGATCCATGCTTGTATGAGCCTCATTAAATGCCCACCATCCAGAGTTACACACTTGCATGAGGCAAGCTCGAAAGGATTCTGGGTATTTGATGTGTTTGTAACCACCTGCGGGGGGATTTTTATTGATAGAGAAATCTGTTGCAGAAGAGATGAATACCAGTTCTCCCAGAATTGCTATGGATAGCGGTGCTGGAGTCAAATACTCTTCCCAGTTGGCATAGGGCTGCATTATAAGTTTGGTTTGGTTCCTCATGTCCTCAGCAGAACTTAGCTTTTGAGTAGCCTTTGAAATTGTGGAATCCATGGCTTTTTCTGTTCCTGTTCAAAACAAACAGAATGATAAAGAAGGATATTGTGATTTGTGTTTTAACATGATGCAAGACTTGTTAAGGGACCTTTTCCCACATTGCTTTAAAGTGTCAATGAACCCCACTCTCAAAGTTCAAGTCTAACTTGAAATTGTTTTTACAAATTGCAACTTAAATGGACATGGAAAGCTGCAAGTAGAAGAAAGGGATGTGGGATGGCCAAACAACTGTCATCTGTTTGTGGACACCAACTATTTATCAGATGTTACGTTTATTGCAGGCAAAGTTTAAGCCTttaccttaaagggatactccacttttttgaaaataggcttagGCTAAGAACTCTCATTCCAGCGTAATAATCATGGACCTTGTAGCCGTATCGTgggtgcagcaggcgcaatgatattacgcagtacCCGAAAAAAGTCTCCTTGGtgactttcaatagctggggactatctTCGggtgctgcataatatcattgcacccatggtatggcagcaaagtccttgattattacgctagaatgagagtatagttcctagccatatcggcctaaaaAAATTGAAACTTTGAATTGTATGGAGGGCTGATGCGATAATGACTATATTGACTTATTGACCGATATGTGAACATGATGTCAGTATATtaccatattgtttacatgtatgtttgtttgcaaaaaaattaatgtCATTAGCATTTTAGCCGATCGCAATTGCCTCTGTTATTTCTGCCTGCTGTCTGTTATAAGTTACTGTAGTGGCACGCGCAGCTCAGAGTCCACATGTGTTTGCGTGACAGTTGACAGGCGAAGAGAAAGCTAATCAAActgacattttttgtttatctgtttcaaatttgaatgcatattttataatatttatttacgtTTTAAATATTtcgaatatacattttttacactccaatttcatattaatatttcacatttttttatctaaatattcttaaaaatcaAAGTTGTGTTCTTAGAAAAGATGTTCTTGcattattatgctattttatAGTCTTATATCTAATCAGTGACATAAAATGGACAATACTATCGACTATCGCCATTATTACTGTGTCAATGAACCGACCTATAGAAAGTAGCTATCACGACAGGCCTACATCATTCtcagtacacaatgtaactacagaagagtcaagttttaaataggaaaaatattgaaactctttggttatttttgagcgcgatgctaatggtctaatcagatttaattaactgtgctaagctatgctaaaagtggtaccgccagacccggatatCAGCATAGTCATAATAGATTACAAAACGGTAAACCTCAATTGTTTATCTCTTGGAGAGCTGTaaaaatgagcctatttaaaaaaaagtggagtatccaTGCATTTAACTTACCTTAAACTAAGTTttctgtaatgtaatgtaaactaCTGTAGTTGGATAGAAAGAGAGAATATTGTTACTCATAGTGATGTCTCCTAAAGCAGAGGTGTTCAACTCTGATCCACTACCCTTGCCTGTAATGATCAGGTGATCCTGAAGACCTTGTTGATTCAGGTgcgtttgattagggttggagctaaactttgcaggacagtgggtCCCTCCCCACATGGTAAAAAATTCTTTGTTGCCTcaaattgttttgtttaatcaactcagatttacaagtcatttcaacttactacaTTTaacttgactagagatgagttgttataactacagatgagATAACTTATAAActatagttgaaaaaagtcaacttaattttataagttgtagcaactcatctcttgtcgagataaataatagtaagttgacgtgacttgtaaatctgagttaattcaacaaaagaaattaaggcagcaaatattTTTACACTGCACGAGCAAGGTTAGAAACCTCTGACCTAAGGTGTCCCCATAGGAACCTCAAGTAACCCCACCCCTCTTTCTCCTACGTCGAGGCCTAGCCACTCGTGCTTTTTCAAAAGCATTTACCTATGGTTGTAAGTTCCGTCGTTACCAGTCTAGTTCAATGTTTTCGGAAGTTTCCCGAAACCATGGTACAAACATCCACAAACTGCATAACAACTTCCTCGACCCtggaaaaatctaaaaattagttttttcttctaaaaatgaAGTGTTGGGGTGTTAACACATTGCGACaaataaaaagctgattttacTTCATGACATGTCCACTATAATGGACAACAGGGGTCCATGTACGTTTTATTAATTTGATATCCTATCTGAAATTGTCATGATCCGTTCTGCGTTTCCCTAGTCTTGTCTCTTATATTGAAGTTCTGTTCTGTATGCCATGTTTCTAGTCCTTTTGTTAATTGGTTCTTGCGTTGATTGTTTCCAAGGTGTGTCTTGTTATCTTGTTACCCATGTGTATATAATCCCAGTGTCTCAGTTGTCTATCGTTAATGTTTGTAATGTGACACTCTATTTTTATACTCTTTTTTTCAGAGTacatacattttacttatgtattgaaatataaagacagttcaaacaaatttggaaaaaagtgttttagactTTTTTAGACTAAAAAAACCTGCCTACTTTGCCTTTAAGGATGTTTTCCTGAATCTAGGCTAGCCCCAGATCACAACAGCAGTGACGTAGATAGTGACGTGTGCAAAACCTGTCCCTATATTAATTCTGAAGCGCCCCCTTCATCTGGTTGGCCAAACCGCGGCCTGGCTTCCTTGTGTCAGGCggaatagagggtatgcacatgacgtcgGCGGGAGGGACTGCGGTTacacccactgagtggcaaaagacagagccggagcatttgagtacagcgtgacatCGGCGAAAATGCgtcaaaatgggaaaaagctgttgtgcgatagactgtaccaACAAGAaatcggagctatcgttttacagactgacaaaaatcacagaaaggagaagtaaggggccagtcacaccaaaagcgctttaaacgcttgcaaacgcaaggcgcgacgcacttcctttttttaaaaagagcagtgcgacgcggcttttcatattgctaagcaaccaccgagtcagctgtcttgtcaatcaaatattgaagcgtgagcgctcttttgctgttaactgtcatattagcagaaactttaaaaagaggacgcttgatctgaccttgtttgagaatgagaggtgcacaaacacgcaggagagagtgaaacgagtggagtccggttcttcaaagcaactgtaaacttccctcaccacaacgtaaggcccgcctctcccctcattcgattggacaatggaaagacgcgaatgacgtcgggcgcttctccgctctcagcgctccttcaaaaacgcgtgcgcggcaggcggcaaaaaaacgcaaatcgctcggcgcgcataaacagcgcgcaaacgcgccctgcccatagaatatcattcaaaaaaggcgcctgcaactgccataaacgcttttggtgtgactggcccctaaatagatcgttcatgccaacgtccacagaccacaggtgggttgcagtggcggctggtgacttctttttctgagggcgcacgatgcgaagctcgtcacaacatgtatgtagaccgtcatgtgtgtggtatgtaatttcaaaatatgtgttctgcgctttgagagatcgtgtgtgcatcacgtgtcatgccaaaataagtgcctgctgcagaagcatcaaagggtttatgataaaagagacgatcATGTTTGCCAggtactcgcataatctcatgcctaatcagagtttaatgttaagggagTGCCTTTtggaacatgagcgtctcttttatcataaacggttttgacgctagtccagcaggcacttattttgacaaaacacgtgatgcacacatgatctctcgacacgcaggacacacattttggaaaagggaaccacacacatgatactccgagcacttattttgaattcgcgCCCTTCGGATGagaagtcacgagccgccactggtgggttgataagttgctagggtcactatcaagcagcgggtttactttctacttaaatgtatttttcaagtatttgtattttatccgtgtttttctttggaaaacatacatttcaaagcatattatcataatttttattttattacatttcataaatacacgtgtttgttttagattacacactcaagtaaaagtacacaatttttatgtaattaggtattaaatacattttaataggcaatattaaagaatacacagtatgattctatgctttagaatgtagtgaagtaaaatttttcccaatacaaacatcctaataaagcacagatgcttggaaaatgtaattaatgtaactaagtattgtctacatctgctatcaagtccaacaaaattcattttaagctgataatagtcagatttactggcattttcgcagcaacccctatgaaaaccagccattttgttgcacgttttgccactcaaccggGCGAgctcacgtggaaaagtgacgtcaatgcataccctctacaAGAGTCCTTAAAGTTCGCGATGTAAAGCAGGGCTCACTGATAATTCCGCATGACCTTTGATGCGGAAATCTATTTCTCAACACATACTTAATGCTGCTGCGAAGCTTTGCCTCTAGTGTACAACACGGAGTTTGAGATTGTAACAATTTTTGATTTGGGTGAGGATAGTTTTTGAAGGAGCTTTTACCTTTCCATGTCCCAGTGAGGAAAATTATCCGATTATCTCGTAAATGTAACGTTagtattaaaaatgttaaaatgttgatttttacGTCAAGTCACATACAAGTgtaaaatattacaatatatcGCACTTGTTCTTAATAACACTGTAAACGCGTGTACTTCGTTTACACGAGAAAAAATtagttttgtatgtttgtaataTTCCTGCTGTAATTCTTTTCGCTATAAGGCGTCTTGCTAATCTAGAAATCACAAAGGGGTTTGGCATAATGATGTGTAGAACATTTGTTTCCAATTCCTGCAgtgttttcagtaaataaagtTTGACGAATTGTTGTAATGTgcgtatgacttgcgaatgtaatgctcacctaactgaaataaaccaggcttgatgacgtatgcagcctgcatatgcgaccttctATTTTGAAATGTCCAACATTTTAGAGCAAATGGATTGCACTATATATTTCCTAATTTTCTCATATGGGTGTGGCTTTcttttttacataattatttGGTTACACTTTACAATAGGATTATATTTGTTAACTTTAGTTAACGCATTGGTTAACAtaagtaagaaataattgacgacgggccaccGAACTATTTGAAAacaatgcacacccaaggtgcaatgcggcacgacgcgaagcggagtcaATTAAttctcttataccacggttaccacaaacattgctctggtgcctatttttaagacatttgacaagttaggtgtgcggttatcggAAATTAATgaatacccacggaacatttctcagccaatcagaatacagcattcaacagacccgtagtataaactaacaataaacaacaCTAATTGTTGGTTCATGGTAGgtaatgcatttaataatgttaacaaatacaaccttattgtaaagtgttaccaattattattattatttttttaaacttctcTGCCTCTGTCTTACAACTGCCTATTACAAGAAGTGAATCAAACATACACAAAGACCTGATGCCCACTACAAAGTACATTTATAAGTAACAATATAAAGGCCTATGTCTTAATCTGAATCAGTTCCCATAAACTTTTAAAGCTATACATGTTTAATTTACTGTTGTATAACATCATAATACAAATGAAATGGTCTTACCTTGTTTATTTTCAGGAGGCTGTTGGTTAAGAC from Misgurnus anguillicaudatus chromosome 10, ASM2758022v2, whole genome shotgun sequence encodes the following:
- the LOC141367220 gene encoding uncharacterized protein, with the protein product MDSTISKATQKLSSAEDMRNQTKLIMQPYANWEEYLTPAPLSIAILGELVFISSATDFSINKNPPAGGYKHIKYPESFRACLMQVCNSGWWAFNEAHTSMDQIRLHTAQVPDYMKAAVKILFQGNDEVVQAHLPDQLDNIRNIADECLTLSTNTKERFMHVIEIIQELLEACVNAEHFYGEEMEAIKKKIEESKLRKQSAEETQERTKKAVNALEKELESANDSYHKAMASLPTGWNMMAMDIVGGLTQSLTGLLIGMTFLISHPVRSACGAVTKIANTASNLRSEEPVGDLVDEITSYSKSAEILKCAETIKELMNVNKKDDDIDWKKLYDQKEKTTKSNFIANQFERINSDLGEINDCKAKSEAQMLCLKGINMCNQLAKYAPEGKCDKDINIKIVEEVLELINSARVFDSKSKDTTKSPAISSKPPMMLKTENRSECTSPSQRATDNARFAIEQNRAQKNKTMETYEKCVENLEKNQKELTEILVTMRNCELKEIDFKTTTEMLVKGMDAMGRVKEQWEKMVHFFQMVSNIVKTSLSKTLTNFVSTSEKTQALSYNAKLFSKDLLYTQAFQACNIASLVNMISGTYTDVSNKYLMDRVSSLVKLMAMDKSKPEFEHERQMLQESCDAAQKGILGLVLKNKEEFERKSIARQQQIDDELLAILPAAPPEETKRIQEAVQAGFTEEEEAAFY